A window of the Cystobacter fuscus genome harbors these coding sequences:
- a CDS encoding TetR/AcrR family transcriptional regulator has protein sequence MASAYERKKQPEVVRQKLLDCAARMAAERGLANLTLQEVASAAGVTKGGLLHHFPNKQKLTEAVCAALVEKLDREIDHHLEKDPVEYGRFTRAYVRAFVLLKPDGRSNPWAALSISTLLDETLSRSWSDWLKARLSRHRDTDAGVSLEIIRYAADGVWFADLSAPDTQPLKERQKLLSRLLAMTQEKDT, from the coding sequence ATGGCCAGTGCCTACGAGAGGAAGAAGCAACCGGAGGTCGTACGCCAGAAGCTGCTCGACTGCGCGGCGCGGATGGCGGCTGAACGCGGGCTCGCGAACCTGACACTCCAGGAGGTCGCCAGTGCGGCGGGCGTGACCAAGGGAGGCCTCCTGCATCACTTCCCCAACAAGCAGAAGCTGACGGAAGCGGTCTGCGCCGCTCTGGTCGAGAAACTGGACAGGGAGATAGACCACCACCTGGAGAAAGATCCCGTCGAGTACGGACGTTTCACCCGGGCCTATGTCCGCGCCTTCGTGCTTCTGAAGCCCGATGGAAGGAGCAATCCCTGGGCGGCGCTGTCCATCTCCACGCTGCTGGACGAGACGTTGAGCCGAAGCTGGAGCGATTGGTTGAAAGCGCGCCTGAGCCGCCATCGGGACACCGACGCGGGCGTGTCTCTCGAGATCATTCGCTACGCGGCGGATGGGGTGTGGTTCGCGGATCTGTCAGCTCCGGACACACAACCGCTGAAGGAGCGCCAGAAACTGTTGTCGCGGCTCCTGGCAATGACCCAGGAAAAAGACACGTGA
- a CDS encoding HAD family hydrolase has protein sequence MRPRAVFFDLDDTLIDRAGAFARYLEDLLSRHPAAFPPERRDQDVATLHALDARGSTERTLFFRQVTLAFPGLSLSAEALWEDFAHRLPSFIQPQPGIRPLVEWVKSRFMVAVVSNGSSRMQRAKLARAGLEDVLPDVFLSGEVGASKPDPRIFTAALAHVGCAPAEVLHVGDDPVRDIAGATRVGMASCWISGGRDWPNELPPPTLTVSRVDELLQVL, from the coding sequence ATGCGGCCCCGGGCCGTCTTTTTCGATCTCGATGACACCCTCATCGACCGTGCCGGTGCCTTCGCGCGCTACCTCGAGGATCTCCTCTCCCGCCACCCGGCCGCCTTCCCCCCGGAGCGCCGGGACCAGGACGTGGCCACCCTGCACGCGCTCGATGCGCGGGGCTCCACCGAACGGACCCTCTTCTTCCGCCAGGTCACCCTCGCCTTCCCAGGCCTGTCCCTCTCCGCCGAGGCCCTCTGGGAGGACTTCGCCCACCGGCTGCCGTCCTTCATCCAGCCCCAGCCCGGCATCCGCCCGCTCGTGGAGTGGGTGAAGTCCCGCTTCATGGTGGCCGTGGTCTCCAACGGCTCCTCGCGCATGCAGCGCGCCAAGCTCGCACGCGCGGGACTCGAGGACGTACTGCCCGATGTCTTCCTCTCCGGCGAGGTGGGCGCGAGCAAGCCGGACCCGCGCATCTTCACCGCGGCGCTCGCGCACGTTGGCTGTGCTCCAGCGGAGGTGCTCCACGTCGGGGATGACCCGGTGCGCGACATCGCCGGGGCGACCCGTGTGGGAATGGCCTCCTGCTGGATCTCCGGCGGGCGCGACTGGCCCAACGAGCTGCCTCCCCCCACCCTCACCGTGAGCCGTGTCGACGAGCTCCTCCAGGTGCTCTAG
- a CDS encoding STM4013/SEN3800 family hydrolase, which yields MNALVGTHDLLFLTLDTLRLDVAEETLAQGRTPHLASLLPSGRWERRHSPASFTYAAHHAFFAGFLPTPVEPSRHSRLFAARFQGSETTDSGTCVFDTPDIVSGLAGRGYHTVCIGGVGFFNKLNPLGSVLPGFFAESHWSPELGVRDPRSTENQVGLAVRLLDALPRERRVFLFLNVSALHQPNSFYLPGATGDSRDSHAAALAYVDSQLPPLFAALRRRGPSFCIVCSDHGTAYGEDGYSGHRIGHPVVWTVPYAEFPLPGEPES from the coding sequence ATGAACGCCCTGGTCGGCACCCACGACCTGCTCTTCCTCACCCTGGACACCCTGCGCCTCGACGTGGCCGAGGAGACGCTCGCCCAGGGCAGGACGCCCCACCTCGCCTCCCTCCTCCCCAGCGGACGCTGGGAGCGGCGGCACTCGCCCGCCAGCTTCACCTACGCCGCCCACCACGCCTTCTTCGCCGGCTTCCTGCCCACCCCCGTCGAGCCCAGCCGCCACTCCCGTCTCTTCGCCGCCCGCTTCCAGGGCAGCGAGACCACCGACTCCGGCACCTGCGTCTTCGATACCCCCGACATCGTCTCCGGGCTCGCCGGGCGCGGCTACCACACCGTCTGCATCGGCGGCGTGGGCTTCTTCAACAAGCTCAACCCCCTGGGCAGCGTCCTCCCCGGCTTCTTCGCCGAGAGCCACTGGAGCCCCGAGCTGGGCGTGCGCGACCCCCGCTCCACCGAGAACCAGGTAGGCCTCGCCGTACGGCTGCTCGATGCCCTGCCGCGCGAGCGCCGGGTGTTCCTCTTCCTCAACGTCTCCGCCCTGCACCAGCCCAACTCTTTCTACCTGCCCGGCGCCACCGGGGACTCGCGCGACTCGCACGCGGCGGCGCTCGCCTACGTGGACAGCCAGCTTCCTCCCCTCTTCGCCGCCCTGCGCCGCCGGGGGCCCTCCTTCTGCATCGTCTGCTCGGACCACGGCACGGCGTACGGGGAGGACGGTTACTCCGGTCACCGGATCGGCCATCCGGTGGTATGGACGGTTCCCTACGCGGAGTTTCCGCTGCCGGGAGAGCCCGAGTCATGA
- a CDS encoding sensor histidine kinase, whose protein sequence is MLGVKPMPTFPMEELLQCAPCGLFSYNGDGALVAVNDTVLELLGYTRDELLGRPMTTILTLAGRMFCETHVFPLLRMQGRADELQLPLRSKGGGSIPVLLNAIRKEHEDGVLHHCAFMSVRERGKYEDELLRSKRTAEEALRNNEALNQARQAVEVHARDLDQKISQLEQRNQDLTRVSTALAQDLRQPARQLSMFACLFTREDWEGLSVTGQHSLERIKTVSVKMEQLVMGLHQFMALDVLDEPIEDVDLLESLGSARHRVVEMGGSPSLALRCEPLPVIQGRRRQLMLLFFHLLDNAAKFRKPRGEARLDIGCQLIEHNSFRSIKDKYHYTDFVRITFTDNGIGFDPLHRSHVFEVLRKLNPDTPGIGVGLAICRKVVENHHGSISVESEPGRGTQFTILLPVKQQTRSPGE, encoded by the coding sequence GTGCTCGGCGTGAAGCCCATGCCCACCTTCCCCATGGAGGAGCTGCTGCAATGCGCGCCGTGCGGCCTCTTCTCGTACAACGGCGATGGCGCGCTCGTGGCCGTCAACGACACGGTGTTGGAGCTCCTGGGTTACACCCGCGACGAGCTGCTGGGCCGTCCCATGACGACGATCCTGACGCTCGCGGGCCGCATGTTCTGCGAGACCCACGTCTTCCCGCTGCTGCGCATGCAGGGCCGGGCGGACGAGCTCCAGCTCCCACTGCGCTCCAAGGGCGGCGGGTCCATCCCCGTGCTCCTCAACGCCATCCGCAAGGAGCATGAGGACGGCGTCCTCCATCACTGCGCGTTCATGTCGGTGCGCGAGCGCGGCAAGTACGAGGACGAGCTGCTGAGGTCGAAGCGGACGGCGGAAGAGGCCCTGCGGAACAACGAGGCGCTCAACCAGGCCCGGCAGGCCGTGGAGGTTCATGCCCGGGATCTCGACCAGAAGATCAGCCAACTGGAGCAGCGCAATCAGGATCTCACGCGCGTGAGCACCGCCCTGGCGCAGGATCTGCGGCAGCCCGCCCGGCAGCTGTCCATGTTCGCCTGCCTCTTCACCCGGGAGGACTGGGAGGGGCTGTCGGTGACGGGCCAGCATTCGCTCGAGCGCATCAAGACCGTCAGCGTGAAGATGGAGCAGCTGGTGATGGGGCTGCATCAGTTCATGGCGCTGGACGTGCTCGACGAGCCGATCGAGGACGTGGATCTGCTCGAGAGCCTGGGAAGCGCCCGGCACCGGGTGGTGGAGATGGGCGGCTCTCCCTCGTTGGCGCTGCGGTGTGAGCCTCTTCCCGTCATCCAGGGCCGGCGGCGTCAGTTGATGCTGCTCTTCTTCCACCTGCTCGACAACGCGGCGAAGTTCCGCAAACCCCGCGGGGAAGCGAGGCTCGACATCGGGTGCCAGCTCATCGAGCACAACAGCTTCCGGTCCATCAAGGACAAGTATCACTACACGGACTTCGTGCGGATCACCTTCACGGACAATGGGATTGGCTTCGACCCCCTCCACCGCTCCCATGTGTTCGAGGTGCTCAGGAAGCTGAACCCGGATACTCCCGGGATAGGTGTCGGGCTCGCCATCTGCCGCAAGGTGGTGGAGAACCACCACGGCTCCATCTCGGTCGAGTCGGAGCCGGGCCGCGGCACCCAGTTCACGATCCTCCTGCCCGTGAAGCAACAGACCCGTTCGCCAGGGGAGTGA
- a CDS encoding alpha/beta fold hydrolase: MNSNILARNNVKLMGQGSRTMLFAHGFGCDQNMWRFVAPSFAEDYRLVLFDYVGSGRSDLQAYNPERYSNLNGYAQDILDICAALDLKDVVLVGHSVSAMISLLAAIKEPQRFHRLVFVSPSPRYVNEAPDYVGGFERKDLEELLDTMDRNYIGWASFLAPLVMRNPDRPHLTSELKESFCSTDPIIARRFAEVTFFADNRRDLPKLTVPSLILQCSEDLLAPVSVGEYVHRHLPRSTLRIMRATGHCPHMSDPEETTGLIKEYLCSA; this comes from the coding sequence ATGAACTCGAACATTCTCGCCAGGAACAACGTCAAGCTCATGGGCCAGGGGTCGCGCACGATGCTGTTCGCCCATGGCTTCGGTTGTGACCAGAACATGTGGCGCTTCGTGGCTCCGTCCTTCGCGGAGGACTACCGGCTCGTCCTGTTCGACTACGTCGGCTCGGGCCGCTCGGATCTCCAGGCCTACAATCCCGAGCGGTACTCGAACCTGAACGGCTACGCCCAGGACATCCTCGACATCTGCGCGGCGCTCGACCTGAAGGACGTCGTCCTCGTCGGGCACTCGGTCAGCGCCATGATCTCCCTGCTGGCCGCCATCAAGGAGCCCCAGCGCTTCCACCGCCTCGTCTTCGTGAGCCCTTCGCCCCGCTATGTCAACGAGGCGCCCGACTATGTGGGCGGGTTCGAGCGCAAGGACCTCGAGGAGCTCCTGGACACGATGGACAGGAATTACATCGGGTGGGCCAGCTTCCTGGCGCCCCTCGTCATGAGGAACCCGGACCGGCCGCATCTCACCTCGGAGCTCAAGGAGAGCTTCTGCTCCACGGATCCCATCATCGCCCGGCGGTTCGCCGAGGTGACGTTCTTCGCGGACAACCGGCGGGATCTGCCCAAGCTGACGGTTCCCTCGCTCATCCTCCAGTGCTCGGAGGATCTGCTCGCGCCCGTCTCGGTGGGCGAGTACGTCCATCGCCACTTGCCGCGGAGCACCCTGCGCATCATGCGGGCGACGGGACACTGCCCCCACATGAGCGATCCGGAGGAGACCACCGGACTCATCAAGGAATACCTGTGCTCGGCGTGA
- a CDS encoding DMT family transporter, with protein sequence MNPALISYGALAAAITLEVVGTTCLQQSRQFTNPLPTALMALCYAGAFYFLSIALKAMPVGIAYAIWSGLGIVLISVIGFFIFHQKLDAAAMIGLGFIIFGVIIVNVFSKSVSH encoded by the coding sequence ATGAATCCAGCGTTGATCAGCTACGGTGCACTCGCAGCCGCCATCACCCTCGAGGTCGTCGGAACGACCTGCCTCCAGCAGTCGCGGCAATTCACGAACCCACTGCCCACGGCCCTCATGGCGCTCTGCTACGCGGGAGCCTTCTACTTCCTGTCCATCGCCTTGAAGGCCATGCCGGTCGGGATCGCCTACGCGATCTGGAGTGGTCTCGGGATCGTCTTGATCTCCGTGATAGGCTTTTTCATCTTCCACCAGAAGCTCGACGCGGCGGCGATGATCGGCCTGGGCTTCATCATCTTCGGCGTCATCATCGTGAACGTCTTCTCGAAATCGGTTTCACATTGA